A genomic region of Roseateles amylovorans contains the following coding sequences:
- the ftsA gene encoding cell division protein FtsA: MAKEYKDLVVGLDIGTAKIMAVVAEVMGNGELRIAGLGVAPSHGLKRGVVVNIDATVQSIQQALKEAEMMADCRIARVFTGITGSHIRGQNSTGMVIVRDKEVTPVDVARVVETAKAINIPNDQRLLLVEPQEFVIDGHEVKEPIGMSGGRLEVKVHIVTGAQSAAENIVKCVRRCGLEVEQLVLNPSASSLAALTSDERDLGVALVDIGAGTTDVAIFTGGSIRHTAVIPIAGDLITSDIAMALRTPTKDAEEIKVEHGVAKQLLADPSDQVEVPGLGDRAPRMLSKQALAGVIEPRVEEIFSLVHQVIRESGYEELLSSGIVLSGGSSVMPGMVELAEDIFLKPVRRGNPTYNGALFDMVANPRSATVMGLLEEARLSRTRGFKAAQQAGSVKTLFGRAKDWFLGNF, encoded by the coding sequence ATGGCCAAGGAATACAAAGATTTGGTCGTCGGGTTGGACATCGGTACCGCCAAGATCATGGCGGTGGTGGCTGAGGTGATGGGCAATGGGGAATTGCGCATTGCCGGTCTGGGCGTGGCGCCCAGCCATGGACTGAAGCGCGGCGTGGTGGTCAATATCGACGCCACGGTGCAGTCGATTCAGCAGGCGCTCAAGGAAGCCGAAATGATGGCCGACTGCCGGATTGCCCGGGTTTTCACCGGCATTACCGGCAGCCATATTCGCGGTCAAAACTCCACCGGCATGGTGATCGTGCGGGACAAGGAGGTCACCCCGGTGGATGTGGCGCGGGTGGTTGAAACCGCCAAGGCCATCAATATCCCGAACGACCAGCGGCTTTTGCTGGTCGAGCCTCAGGAATTTGTGATCGATGGCCACGAGGTCAAGGAACCCATCGGCATGAGCGGGGGGCGGCTGGAGGTCAAGGTCCACATCGTGACCGGCGCTCAGAGTGCGGCTGAAAACATCGTCAAATGCGTGCGTCGCTGCGGCCTGGAAGTGGAGCAGCTTGTGCTGAATCCGAGCGCCTCCAGTTTGGCGGCACTCACTTCCGACGAGCGGGACCTGGGCGTCGCGCTGGTCGACATCGGCGCCGGCACCACCGATGTGGCGATCTTCACCGGCGGGTCGATCCGCCACACCGCCGTCATTCCAATCGCCGGGGATCTGATTACCAGCGATATCGCGATGGCCCTGCGCACGCCGACCAAGGATGCGGAGGAAATCAAGGTCGAGCACGGCGTGGCCAAACAATTACTGGCGGATCCGTCCGATCAGGTGGAAGTGCCGGGTTTGGGCGACCGGGCACCCCGCATGCTCTCCAAGCAGGCCTTGGCGGGCGTGATCGAGCCGCGCGTGGAAGAAATCTTCTCGCTCGTGCACCAGGTGATCCGGGAATCGGGCTATGAAGAGCTGCTGTCGTCCGGGATCGTGCTGTCGGGCGGATCGTCGGTGATGCCTGGGATGGTGGAACTGGCGGAGGATATTTTCCTGAAACCGGTACGACGGGGAAATCCCACTTACAACGGTGCCCTGTTTGACATGGTGGCCAATCCCCGTTCCGCCACCGTGATGGGTTTGCTGGAAGAGGCCCGCCTGTCGCGCACCCGGGGATTCAAGGCGGCCCAGCAGGCAGGTTCGGTGAAGACCCTCTTCGGACGGGCGAAGGATTGGTTTCTTGGTAATTTCTAG
- a CDS encoding sensor histidine kinase — protein sequence MSALMSLCPGLVAAQVAQTEPQPTLVALPPKAALVEGAPGSVLAPMTGPGAQRATEAWVATTDWSPEQLRAWWRGLRSMDGGEGKLPADLLPPTQSQAWTAVSLPEVQQREAAGEEGGESRRFQMRWYRVRYAAPQGRWPTSVALYMPRLVALAAAVLVKTDGGWRPVFDNQSGAREQWVRPLWVVLPAALTELQEEREIEVVIAVPVMQGGYYSVSSVWLGAREDLEPRHDRRWALQVGVPQATGLTLVTMGLFALALWFKRREDPAYLLFALASVAWLLRNLHYHLDLPRTRDALEWFWWLTHASMSWVMLLTFLFALRFARQRFARFERLVGLFVLVASLASLPLWGRGFDSLVLMHICNAVVGLAGTGFVATIAWRQGTRELRLIAAALVIGIALGIHDLGLLAGWWWPEHVYLMPFSTLVILASFLYAVQYRYIEALRGVERANGELAQRLSEQSDQLRAQHDKLREAERQQALLLERQRLMQDMHDGLGSSLLSAMVAVEQGSMPQEQVVDVLRECVDDLRLVIDSLEPVGHDLVSLLATMRYRLGKRLQLGGLRLEWDVHDLPVLEWLEPPDALHVLRLMQEALTNALKHARASRVRVVTRDLGKRVEIRVEDDGEGFDVASVAQGRGLRGLQRRARQLGGSIRVDSSPGHGTVVTLRLPVHRSDAEPLPQQG from the coding sequence TTGTCCGCGCTGATGTCGCTCTGTCCGGGGCTGGTGGCCGCACAGGTGGCTCAAACCGAGCCTCAGCCAACCCTGGTCGCACTGCCGCCGAAGGCCGCCCTGGTCGAAGGGGCTCCGGGCTCGGTGCTGGCCCCGATGACCGGGCCGGGTGCCCAGCGGGCCACCGAGGCCTGGGTGGCCACCACCGATTGGTCGCCGGAGCAACTCCGTGCCTGGTGGCGCGGCTTGCGCTCGATGGACGGCGGCGAAGGCAAGCTGCCGGCCGATCTCTTGCCCCCCACCCAGTCGCAGGCTTGGACAGCGGTGTCGCTGCCCGAGGTGCAGCAACGTGAGGCCGCAGGCGAAGAGGGCGGCGAGTCACGCCGATTCCAGATGCGTTGGTACCGGGTGCGCTACGCCGCACCGCAGGGTCGCTGGCCCACCAGCGTGGCCCTCTACATGCCGCGTCTGGTGGCACTGGCCGCGGCGGTGCTGGTCAAGACCGATGGCGGTTGGCGTCCGGTGTTCGACAACCAGTCCGGTGCGCGGGAGCAGTGGGTGCGGCCGTTGTGGGTGGTCCTGCCGGCCGCGCTCACCGAGTTGCAGGAAGAGCGCGAAATCGAAGTCGTGATCGCCGTGCCGGTGATGCAGGGCGGTTATTACTCGGTGTCCAGCGTGTGGCTCGGGGCCCGTGAAGACCTGGAGCCGCGGCATGATCGCCGCTGGGCGCTGCAGGTGGGCGTGCCGCAGGCGACCGGGCTGACGCTGGTGACGATGGGCCTGTTCGCGCTGGCGCTGTGGTTCAAGCGCCGCGAGGATCCGGCCTATCTGCTGTTTGCACTGGCCAGCGTGGCCTGGCTGCTGCGCAATCTCCACTATCACCTGGACCTGCCCCGTACCCGTGACGCCCTGGAATGGTTCTGGTGGCTGACCCATGCGTCGATGTCCTGGGTGATGCTGCTGACCTTCCTCTTTGCGTTGCGCTTCGCGCGGCAGCGCTTTGCCCGATTCGAGCGGCTGGTCGGGCTCTTCGTGCTGGTGGCCAGCCTGGCGTCGCTGCCGCTGTGGGGGCGGGGCTTCGATTCGCTGGTGCTGATGCACATCTGCAATGCGGTGGTGGGGCTGGCGGGCACCGGCTTTGTCGCCACCATTGCGTGGCGTCAAGGCACGCGGGAGCTGCGCCTGATCGCGGCGGCCTTGGTGATCGGCATTGCCCTGGGCATTCACGACCTGGGCCTGCTGGCCGGCTGGTGGTGGCCGGAACACGTCTATCTGATGCCGTTCTCCACCTTGGTGATCCTGGCCAGCTTCCTGTATGCGGTGCAGTACCGCTACATCGAGGCCCTGCGCGGCGTGGAGCGCGCCAATGGTGAGCTGGCCCAGCGTCTGTCCGAGCAGAGCGACCAGTTGCGCGCCCAGCACGACAAGCTGCGTGAAGCGGAGCGGCAGCAGGCGCTGCTGTTGGAGCGACAGCGTTTGATGCAGGACATGCACGACGGGCTGGGCTCGTCGTTGCTGTCGGCGATGGTGGCGGTGGAGCAGGGCTCCATGCCGCAGGAGCAGGTGGTCGACGTGCTGCGTGAATGCGTGGATGACCTGCGGCTGGTGATCGATTCGCTCGAGCCGGTGGGGCATGACCTGGTGTCGCTGCTGGCGACCATGCGCTATCGCCTGGGCAAGCGCCTGCAGCTCGGCGGACTCCGGCTCGAGTGGGATGTGCATGACCTGCCGGTGCTGGAATGGCTGGAGCCGCCGGATGCACTGCATGTGCTGCGGCTGATGCAGGAGGCGTTGACCAATGCGCTCAAGCATGCACGCGCCTCGCGGGTGCGTGTGGTAACGCGGGACCTGGGTAAGCGGGTGGAGATCCGGGTCGAGGATGACGGCGAGGGCTTCGACGTCGCCAGCGTGGCCCAGGGCCGCGGCTTGCGCGGCCTGCAGCGCCGCGCCCGGCAGCTCGGTGGCAGCATCCGGGTGGACAGCAGCCCCGGACACGGCACGGTGGTCACCCTGCGGCTGCCGGTGCATCGCAGTGATGCGGAACCGTTGCCCCAGCAAGGTTGA
- a CDS encoding ABC transporter ATP-binding protein, which produces MTLPETAADGRKAAPGTDHSPREALKLLAQAAAPERRGLVKGLGWLVVAAALEAIGPILGKHFIDVHVLPRQFDLAAMALLLGAMLLSGWAASLLRYAQLRRMASVARRSVLRLREQVYAHVLAQPMAFFDRSISGQLLSRITNDTDAVNNLYRQVLFVMLDSSIVVLGALAAMAWLDWRLMLIVVALVPASSGIIWLYQRASSEPVQRARALRADLNAQMAESMAGMAMLQSAGASQRFAARYEAANQAQLQARVLELRANAWLLRPALDLLNVLLIVTVIYGFGLREVSGIEVGLLYAFLAYIARVVEPLIQITMQFSQLQQALVAASRVRALLQEPAEPRSQRADLRVTQGAIRFEHLQFSYKPGQPVLHDLDLEVAPGSFVGIAGHTGSGKSTLLALLLRFYQPQQGRILVDGQALEQLPDEAFHAALGLVPQEPYLIAGTVRENIRMGRAMSDDRIEAAARDARAHDFLMALPNGYDSRLGDGGLAVSTGQKQLIALARALAGDPRILLLDEATANIDSATESQVGDALRALHGRVTVIAIAHRLSTLRDADQIVVLNHGRLAERGTHDALMRIDGGLYQRLVQLQALEE; this is translated from the coding sequence TTGACGCTGCCTGAGACCGCCGCCGACGGGCGCAAGGCCGCCCCCGGCACCGACCATTCCCCGCGCGAAGCACTCAAGCTGCTGGCGCAGGCCGCCGCGCCCGAACGCCGCGGGCTGGTGAAGGGACTAGGCTGGCTGGTGGTCGCCGCCGCCCTGGAGGCCATCGGGCCGATCCTGGGCAAGCACTTCATCGATGTCCATGTACTGCCACGCCAGTTCGACCTGGCCGCGATGGCGCTGCTGCTGGGCGCCATGCTGCTCAGCGGCTGGGCGGCGAGCCTGCTGCGGTATGCGCAGTTGCGGCGCATGGCCTCGGTGGCTCGGCGCTCGGTGCTGCGGCTGCGCGAGCAGGTGTATGCCCATGTGCTGGCGCAGCCGATGGCCTTCTTCGACCGCAGCATTTCCGGTCAGCTGCTCAGCCGCATCACCAACGACACCGATGCGGTGAACAACCTCTACCGCCAGGTGCTGTTCGTGATGCTGGACTCCAGCATCGTGGTGCTGGGCGCGCTGGCGGCGATGGCCTGGCTGGATTGGCGCTTGATGCTGATCGTGGTGGCGCTGGTGCCCGCCAGCTCCGGCATCATCTGGCTGTACCAGCGGGCCAGCAGCGAGCCGGTGCAACGCGCCCGTGCCCTGCGCGCGGACCTGAATGCCCAGATGGCCGAGAGCATGGCCGGCATGGCGATGCTGCAGTCCGCCGGCGCCTCCCAGCGTTTCGCCGCCCGGTATGAGGCCGCCAATCAGGCGCAGCTGCAGGCGCGTGTGCTGGAACTGCGCGCCAATGCCTGGTTGCTGCGCCCGGCACTGGACCTGCTCAATGTCCTGCTGATCGTCACCGTGATCTACGGCTTCGGCCTGCGCGAGGTCTCCGGGATCGAGGTCGGCCTGCTCTATGCCTTCCTGGCCTACATCGCCCGGGTGGTCGAACCGCTGATCCAGATCACCATGCAGTTCAGCCAGTTGCAGCAGGCGCTGGTGGCCGCCTCGCGGGTCCGGGCGCTGCTGCAGGAGCCGGCCGAGCCGCGCTCCCAACGCGCCGACCTGCGGGTGACCCAGGGGGCGATCCGCTTCGAGCATCTGCAGTTCAGCTACAAGCCGGGGCAGCCGGTGCTGCACGATCTGGATCTGGAGGTGGCGCCTGGCAGCTTCGTCGGCATCGCCGGCCACACCGGCTCCGGCAAGTCGACCCTGCTGGCGCTGCTGCTGCGCTTCTATCAGCCGCAGCAAGGCCGCATCCTCGTGGACGGGCAGGCCCTGGAACAATTGCCGGACGAGGCCTTCCACGCCGCGCTGGGCCTGGTCCCTCAAGAGCCCTATCTGATCGCCGGCACGGTGCGGGAGAACATCCGCATGGGCCGCGCCATGTCGGACGACCGCATCGAAGCCGCCGCCCGCGATGCCCGGGCCCATGACTTCCTCATGGCCCTGCCCAACGGCTACGACAGCCGCCTGGGCGACGGCGGATTGGCGGTATCCACCGGCCAGAAGCAGTTGATCGCCCTGGCCCGCGCCCTGGCCGGCGATCCGCGCATCCTGTTGCTGGATGAGGCGACCGCCAACATCGACAGCGCCACCGAGTCGCAGGTCGGCGACGCCCTTCGCGCGCTGCACGGTCGGGTCACGGTGATCGCGATTGCGCACCGGCTGTCCACGCTGCGCGATGCCGATCAGATCGTGGTGCTGAATCACGGTCGCCTGGCCGAGCGCGGCACCCATGACGCGCTGATGCGCATCGACGGCGGCCTCTACCAGCGGCTGGTGCAGTTGCAGGCGCTGGAAGAGTGA
- the lpxC gene encoding UDP-3-O-acyl-N-acetylglucosamine deacetylase, translating to MLKQRTIKSLTRAVGVGIHSGQKVEITLRPAAPGTGIVFRRVDLAQPVDIPVSTTNVCDTRMATTISPKGDPGQPKVQTIEHLLSACAGLGLDNLLIDINADEVPVLDGSAASYVFLLQSAGIELQNAPKQFLRVKKPVEVRRGEGKSLMWAKLVPHHGYTLSFQIEFDNPAVAATGQQYVFDMGSGEYKREIARARTFGMTKDIELMRSRGLTLGGSMDNAIVVDDYRVLNAEGLRYDDEFVKHKILDAIGDMQVVGHPLLAAYTSFKGGHALNNLLLRELLADAEAYEIVTFEDDREAPPGFAELAPAW from the coding sequence ATGCTGAAGCAACGAACCATCAAGTCGCTGACCCGGGCCGTCGGTGTCGGCATCCACAGCGGCCAGAAGGTCGAGATCACGCTGCGTCCCGCCGCGCCGGGCACCGGCATCGTGTTCCGCCGTGTCGACCTGGCCCAGCCGGTCGATATCCCGGTGAGCACGACCAATGTCTGCGACACCCGCATGGCCACCACCATCAGCCCGAAGGGCGATCCTGGACAGCCCAAGGTGCAGACCATCGAGCACCTGCTGTCGGCCTGCGCCGGCCTGGGTCTGGACAATCTGCTGATCGACATCAACGCGGATGAAGTCCCGGTGCTGGACGGCTCCGCCGCCAGCTATGTCTTCCTGCTGCAGTCGGCCGGCATCGAGCTGCAGAACGCGCCCAAGCAGTTCCTGCGGGTGAAGAAGCCGGTGGAAGTGCGTCGCGGCGAAGGCAAGAGCCTGATGTGGGCCAAGCTGGTGCCGCACCATGGCTACACCCTCAGCTTCCAGATCGAGTTCGACAACCCGGCAGTGGCCGCCACCGGCCAGCAGTACGTGTTCGACATGGGCAGCGGCGAGTACAAGCGCGAGATCGCGCGGGCCCGCACCTTCGGCATGACCAAGGACATCGAGCTCATGCGCTCGCGCGGCCTGACGCTGGGCGGCAGCATGGACAACGCCATCGTGGTGGACGACTACCGCGTGCTCAATGCCGAGGGCCTCCGCTACGACGACGAGTTCGTCAAGCACAAGATTCTCGACGCCATCGGCGACATGCAGGTGGTCGGCCATCCGCTGCTGGCGGCCTACACCTCCTTCAAAGGCGGCCATGCGCTGAACAACCTGCTGCTGCGGGAGCTGCTGGCAGACGCCGAGGCGTATGAGATCGTCACCTTCGAGGACGACCGCGAAGCCCCTCCCGGATTCGCCGAACTGGCGCCCGCCTGGTGA
- a CDS encoding ABC transporter ATP-binding protein, producing the protein MSLTRLIAGHIRGHWRPYAASALMLSTIAILTVWIPRQVGHVVDALVAHRIAGWDLLRELGLLVLAGLVIYLLRVGWRLALYRTAYELGRQLRTRLYAQLTRQGPTFFHAQRTGDLMALATNDVDAIEMAAGEALLAAFDGSLTLMLVLAMMTLGIDWRLGLAALIPFPLMAYAFWRISNHVHVASADSLKRFSSLNQQVQDSLAGVRTVRALGLVGRSRAQFSELAQEAGTATFQAQRWEAMFEPAVGLSLTAATVIALGVGAWLVGTNVISIGQLTAFTMYLGQLIWPMFAAGWVLSLLERGRAAWSRLHPVLEAPPGLVDTGTRDVPAQADIAWDSIDFHYPGMSRPALRDIQLALAPGRTLGIVGATGSGKSTLLRLLLRQYEPNVGTVRVGGLAAPEIRLEALRRALAWVPQEPFLFSASVAENIALARPEATREQIMEMAELAAVHDDIAQLPQGYDTLVGERGVTLSGGQRQRVAIARALLAGAPVLLLDDALSAVDSGTETQILDHWRALRLRHPERSLVVVSHRLSAVMEADEVVVLREGRIVERGRHEDLLALGGWYASQWRYQQLEASLDAA; encoded by the coding sequence ATGTCCCTCACCCGTTTGATCGCTGGCCACATCCGCGGCCATTGGCGTCCCTATGCCGCCAGTGCCTTGATGCTCAGCACCATCGCCATCCTGACCGTGTGGATCCCCCGCCAGGTCGGCCATGTGGTCGATGCGTTGGTGGCCCACCGCATCGCCGGCTGGGACCTGCTGCGCGAGCTGGGCCTGCTGGTGCTCGCCGGTCTGGTGATCTATTTGCTGCGGGTGGGCTGGCGGCTGGCGCTGTACCGCACCGCCTATGAGCTGGGCCGGCAGCTGCGCACCCGGCTCTATGCGCAGTTGACCCGCCAGGGGCCGACGTTCTTCCATGCGCAGCGCACCGGCGATCTGATGGCGCTGGCGACCAATGATGTCGATGCGATCGAGATGGCCGCCGGCGAAGCCCTGCTCGCCGCCTTCGACGGATCGCTGACCTTGATGCTGGTGCTGGCCATGATGACCCTGGGCATCGACTGGCGACTGGGGCTGGCCGCACTGATCCCCTTCCCGCTCATGGCGTATGCGTTCTGGCGCATCTCCAACCATGTGCATGTGGCCTCCGCCGATTCACTGAAACGCTTCTCCTCGCTGAATCAGCAGGTGCAGGACAGTCTGGCCGGCGTGCGCACGGTGCGCGCCCTGGGGCTGGTCGGACGCAGCCGCGCCCAGTTCAGCGAGCTGGCGCAGGAGGCCGGCACCGCCACGTTCCAGGCGCAGCGCTGGGAAGCCATGTTCGAGCCGGCGGTGGGCCTGTCGCTGACCGCCGCCACCGTGATTGCGCTGGGCGTCGGCGCCTGGCTGGTCGGCACGAACGTGATCAGCATCGGCCAGTTGACCGCGTTCACCATGTACCTCGGGCAACTGATCTGGCCGATGTTCGCCGCCGGCTGGGTGCTGTCCCTGCTCGAACGCGGCCGCGCGGCCTGGTCCCGGCTCCATCCGGTCCTGGAGGCGCCCCCCGGGCTGGTGGACACCGGCACCCGCGACGTCCCCGCCCAGGCCGACATCGCCTGGGACAGCATCGATTTCCACTACCCCGGCATGTCCCGTCCGGCCCTTCGCGACATTCAGCTGGCCCTGGCGCCGGGCCGCACGCTGGGCATCGTCGGCGCGACCGGCTCCGGCAAGTCCACTCTGCTGCGGCTGCTGTTGCGCCAGTACGAACCGAACGTCGGCACGGTGCGGGTGGGTGGCTTGGCCGCGCCGGAGATCCGGCTGGAGGCGCTGCGCCGGGCACTGGCCTGGGTGCCGCAGGAACCCTTCCTGTTCTCGGCCTCGGTGGCGGAGAACATCGCCCTGGCACGCCCCGAGGCCACCCGCGAGCAGATCATGGAGATGGCCGAACTGGCCGCCGTGCATGACGACATCGCCCAACTGCCGCAGGGCTATGACACCTTGGTCGGTGAGCGCGGCGTGACGCTGTCCGGCGGCCAGCGTCAGCGCGTGGCCATCGCTCGCGCCCTGTTGGCCGGCGCACCGGTGCTGCTGCTGGACGACGCCCTCTCCGCCGTCGACAGCGGCACCGAAACCCAGATCCTCGACCACTGGCGCGCGCTGCGGCTGCGACATCCGGAGCGCAGCCTGGTGGTGGTCAGCCATCGGCTGTCCGCCGTGATGGAGGCCGACGAAGTCGTGGTGCTGCGTGAAGGCCGCATCGTCGAACGCGGTCGCCATGAGGACCTGCTGGCCCTGGGCGGCTGGTATGCCAGCCAGTGGCGCTATCAACAATTGGAGGCCAGCCTTGACGCTGCCTGA
- a CDS encoding DUF805 domain-containing protein, with amino-acid sequence MNFTDAVKTCFSKYADFTGVASRSEYWWFTLFIILAAMVTSLISDKLAAVLWVAILLPSFAVAARRLHDIDRSGWWQLISLIPLIGGLILLYWLVQPSGPNRYVGGVDTPGASV; translated from the coding sequence ATGAACTTCACCGACGCCGTCAAGACCTGCTTCAGCAAATACGCCGACTTCACTGGGGTGGCCAGCCGCTCGGAGTACTGGTGGTTCACCTTGTTCATCATTCTGGCGGCGATGGTGACCAGCCTGATCTCCGACAAGCTGGCCGCGGTGCTGTGGGTGGCGATCTTGCTGCCTTCATTCGCGGTGGCGGCACGTCGTCTGCATGACATCGACCGCAGCGGCTGGTGGCAGCTGATCAGTCTGATTCCGCTCATCGGCGGACTGATTCTGCTGTACTGGCTGGTGCAGCCCAGTGGCCCGAACCGTTATGTCGGCGGCGTGGATACGCCCGGCGCATCGGTCTGA
- the ruvC gene encoding crossover junction endodeoxyribonuclease RuvC: protein MRILGIDPGLQTTGFGVVDAEGSKLAYVASGTIKTNGVPTGDLPGRIKILYDGIREVVARYQPHCAAVEIIFVNVNPQSTLLLGQARGAALTALVSCDLGVSEYTAVQMKKAIAGHGGAAKAQIQAMVQRLLGLPGEPGKDAADALGIAIMHAHARVSFEAMSRSTTLQRKQHAQFKGGRTY, encoded by the coding sequence ATGCGAATCCTCGGCATCGATCCCGGGTTGCAGACCACCGGCTTTGGCGTCGTCGACGCGGAAGGCTCGAAGCTGGCGTATGTCGCCAGCGGCACGATCAAGACCAACGGCGTGCCCACCGGCGACCTGCCGGGCCGGATCAAGATCCTGTATGACGGCATTCGCGAAGTGGTGGCGCGCTACCAGCCGCATTGCGCGGCGGTGGAGATCATCTTCGTGAATGTGAATCCGCAGTCGACCCTGCTGTTGGGACAGGCGCGCGGCGCGGCGCTGACGGCGCTCGTGTCCTGCGACCTGGGCGTCTCGGAGTACACCGCCGTGCAGATGAAGAAGGCGATAGCCGGTCATGGCGGCGCGGCCAAGGCGCAGATCCAGGCGATGGTGCAGCGGCTGCTGGGCCTGCCGGGCGAGCCTGGCAAGGACGCTGCGGATGCGCTGGGCATCGCGATCATGCATGCGCATGCGCGCGTCTCGTTCGAGGCCATGAGCCGCAGCACGACGCTGCAACGCAAGCAGCACGCGCAATTCAAGGGCGGAAGGACATACTAG
- a CDS encoding COG4315 family predicted lipoprotein — translation MKTSLRLIAATSLLAAASLACAQQAPAMAKDGALVGPNEMTLYTFDKDTAGKSACNGPCAKNWPPLVAKADDKPAGEWTLITRDDGAKQWAYKGKPLYFWVKDTKPGDRTGDGVNQVWHTAKP, via the coding sequence ATGAAGACATCGCTGCGACTCATCGCCGCCACCTCCCTCCTGGCCGCCGCCAGCCTGGCCTGCGCACAGCAGGCCCCCGCCATGGCCAAGGACGGCGCCCTCGTGGGCCCCAACGAGATGACGCTCTACACCTTCGACAAGGACACCGCCGGCAAGAGCGCCTGCAACGGCCCCTGCGCCAAGAACTGGCCCCCACTCGTCGCCAAGGCCGACGACAAGCCCGCCGGCGAATGGACCCTGATCACCCGCGATGACGGCGCCAAGCAGTGGGCCTACAAAGGCAAGCCGCTCTACTTCTGGGTCAAGGACACCAAACCCGGTGACCGCACCGGCGATGGCGTCAATCAGGTCTGGCACACCGCCAAGCCCTGA
- the ftsZ gene encoding cell division protein FtsZ: protein MAIEMIEEFDQGTQIKVIGVGGGGGNAVEHMIAQGVQGVEFVVANTDAQALNRSKADQLLQLGHTGLGAGAKPEVGRTAAEEAEARIRESITGAHMLFITAGMGGGTGTGAAPVIARIAKEMGILTVGVVTKPFEFEGSRRGKAADAGLAELEANVDSLIVVLNDKLLEVLGDDITQDQAFAHANDVLKNAVGGISDIIHMPGLVNVDFEDVKTVMSEPGKAMMGTAVAAGPDRAAKAAELAVACPLLEGIDLSGARGVLVLIAAGRNNFKLAESRNAMTAIKRYAADDAHIIYGTAYDDSLGDQLRVTVIATGLSQRNQKQQPLQVVQQTQLRTGTDNMPVLTQPVVMPGSAAAQGGIATPAATMSAADFGSMNVPSVWRHGRTAAAKVEALSSNGMDEIEIPAFLRKQAD from the coding sequence ATGGCCATCGAGATGATCGAAGAGTTTGATCAAGGCACCCAGATCAAGGTGATCGGTGTGGGCGGCGGCGGCGGTAATGCCGTTGAACACATGATTGCGCAAGGTGTCCAGGGCGTGGAGTTCGTCGTGGCGAACACCGATGCACAGGCCCTGAATCGCTCCAAGGCTGACCAACTCCTGCAACTGGGCCATACCGGCCTGGGCGCGGGTGCCAAGCCCGAGGTCGGCCGCACGGCCGCCGAAGAGGCCGAGGCGCGCATCCGCGAATCGATCACCGGTGCGCACATGCTGTTCATCACCGCCGGCATGGGCGGCGGCACCGGCACCGGTGCGGCCCCCGTGATTGCGCGCATCGCCAAGGAGATGGGCATCCTGACCGTCGGCGTGGTCACCAAGCCGTTCGAATTCGAAGGCTCGCGTCGCGGCAAGGCCGCCGATGCCGGTCTGGCCGAGCTCGAAGCGAATGTGGATTCGCTGATCGTCGTGCTCAACGACAAGCTGCTGGAAGTCCTGGGCGACGACATCACCCAGGATCAAGCCTTCGCGCATGCCAATGACGTGCTGAAGAATGCGGTGGGCGGCATCTCGGACATCATCCACATGCCTGGCCTGGTGAACGTCGACTTCGAAGACGTCAAGACGGTGATGAGCGAGCCCGGCAAGGCGATGATGGGCACGGCGGTGGCCGCTGGTCCGGACCGTGCCGCCAAGGCGGCCGAGCTGGCGGTGGCTTGCCCGCTGCTGGAAGGCATCGACCTGTCGGGCGCGCGCGGCGTGCTCGTGCTGATTGCGGCGGGTCGCAACAACTTCAAGCTGGCCGAAAGCCGCAACGCGATGACCGCCATCAAGCGCTATGCCGCGGACGATGCGCACATCATCTACGGCACGGCCTACGACGACAGCCTGGGCGACCAACTGCGCGTGACCGTCATCGCGACCGGCCTGAGCCAGCGCAACCAGAAGCAGCAGCCGTTGCAGGTCGTGCAGCAGACCCAGTTGCGCACTGGCACCGACAACATGCCGGTGCTGACGCAACCGGTGGTCATGCCTGGATCCGCGGCGGCACAGGGCGGCATCGCCACCCCGGCCGCCACGATGAGCGCAGCGGACTTCGGCAGCATGAACGTGCCGAGCGTCTGGCGCCATGGCCGTACGGCTGCAGCCAAGGTCGAGGCCCTGTCGTCCAACGGCATGGACGAAATCGAGATCCCGGCCTTCCTGCGCAAGCAGGCGGACTGA